ctcagagacacagagagagagaaaggcagagtgagagggatagagagagagacagagagagagacagagtgaaagacagagtgagagagagagagagagagagagtgagagagagagagagatagagatagagacaagacagagagagagagagacagagagagaaagacagcgagacagatagacagagagagagagagagacagatagatagagagagagagagagacagagagcgagagagagagagaaatagagagtgagacaggcaggcagacagacagagagatggtgagagagacggagagagagacagagtgtgagacacagagagagagagagcgagagagagagagggagagtgacagagaatgagagacagagagagaaagacagagagatcgagagatagaaatacagagagagagagacacagaaataaagacagagagagaaacacagagtgacagagaaagatagtcagagagagacagagattgatagagagagagggaaagacagagataaagacagggagagatacagagagagagagacagagacagagggagaggaagacagagagaaaaggaaagagagaacgagagagaaacaaaggcggagagagagagcgacagggagaaagacagagaaagacagagagagagagagagcgagagacaggcacagagagagagagggagagctagaaacagatcgagagagatggagatatatcgagagggaaagagatacagacaaagagagagagccagagagcgagagagcgagacctgggagtcatggtgcatttgtcattgaaagttggcaagtggtgaacaagacaaatggcatgttcgccttcatatctcgggcatttgagtattggagcagggaggtattactgcagttgtacagggccttggtgaggcatcacctggattattatgatcagttttggtgtcctaatctgaggaaggacgatcttgctactgagagagtgcagcgaaggttcaccagactgattcccgggatgccatggCTGGccaatgagaagagattggatccactgagcctgcattcactggagtttaaatgaatgagatggaacctcttagaaacatatacaattctgacgggactggacagtttagatgcaaaaagaatgtttccgatattggggaagtccaaaactactggtcacagtctaaggataatgcataagccatttaggaccgagacgaggataaaccttttcactcagagagttgttaacctgtggaattcactaccacagagagttgttgatgccaattcgttaaatatattcaaaatatggcccttacggatggatgaaggggtatggagataaaacaggaacggggtactgaggtgaatgaccagccatgatcttattgaatggtggtgcagtctcggaagcctggatggcctactcctgcacctatgttccatgtttctatgtttctatatttcgtgggactgcctatgatgctgatggtgattcaGCCGGACTGCAGACCCCTCATAGGGCGCccgttgtagacagtgtgtgagtgagagtgttattaTTCACGCGTGTGACTGGCCACGCCGGGGAGAGCAGCTCGCCcacaatatcaggacacagggagtctgatgcaggaacgtttctgcatcttctcatcgtttaattaatttcagaatcagtgtgaagggatatttccctacattcttcaactgctgtctgaacttagtctgggtcacggcataaattgccgtgtttgtgcagcaactcagcagctgcagcattattCCAACGTCCATTACATAAAAAGGTATATATAAAGAATCATACCCCAAAAAGTACATCTGGGTCCATATAGAATGCACCATAAACACCGcccacaacaggatgaaattgccggagataacaaacagtaaaatgatggaattcctgCGGCTGGCCATCTCAGGGTCATTGGGACACTCCCCACTGCTGGCACCCAGGAgttgcctgcgggctctgctggctaATATAATATGTctggcggtgacagtattgagcagcagaatcagagcaaatgggacacatggggtgagaatataatgaaggaataTGATTGTTGTCCAGACCGGTGAATTCAGAACATCATCTGTTATATAGCAAAACCAGGGCATGTTTTCAAGTATATAGAAATGTgtcaacataaaataccagaaaatgttcttcaacccgctcagcaaagtcacggttcccagaaccacagccgccgtactctcggtgcaatatttagttttcagcttctggcaacaaatggccacaaagcgatcaaaggtgaaactgacggtgaaccagacagaacagtctgtggctgcgtgaagtaagacggcGTGAATATTACACACGTGGAAGAACCGCACGAAATGGAACTCTTTCTGATAAAGAATCGGAATGTGTctcagtatcaggtcgaggataatgaccaggagatccgtcaCCGCCATGCccaccagatagcgagtgacacatctggagagaccgcactttccacgaggcaggatcacaatcgtcaggatGTTAACTGTCAGGCAGGGAAATAAACAGGTAAATTAAACATTAATTTGGGAGCAAAGAatagactccaaactaaaataattaacaatcATTGATAAGTTAATCACCAACTAAATTCAGTCATCAGCATTAAATCAGACGACCCATCCCTCAGTCAATGAGCCGCCAAATGCTTATGTAACATCAGCAtcgtaggcagcccctcgaaagcgagaaagacttgcttccacgcgaaaagtgagttatcaggtgactgaactgtccaacatggtaattacagtctctgtcacaggtgggacagagagtggttgaagaaaagggtgggtggggagtctggtttgccgcacgctcattccgcagccctcgcttggtttctacatgttctcggcgacgactcgaggtgatcagcgcccttccggatgcactttctccacttcaggtggtctttggctaggaactaccatgtgtcggtggggatgttgaattttaatatgaaggctttgagcgtgtccttgaaacgagcatttaaagtatttgaacacaaatggaagagattaattgttgtagcttttcacctgttggtttccacttgtgcagagaatattagacgagaaaatatgaaagtttgttcatattctaagtaCCTAAATTAAAATCAGCCGGGGTTGATTATCCTGAAATACAACTATTTTTGATTGAAACTATATATGAATTGCTCCCTcattatagaaagatagaaactatagaaaattgttgcaggagtaggccattcggcccttcgagcctgcaccaccattcaatgagttcatggctgaacatgcaacttcaatacaccATTCCTGCTATttcgccttaccccttgatccccctggtagtaagtactgtatctaactcctttttgaatatatttagtgaattggcctcaacatctctctgtggtagagaattccacaggttcaccactctctgggtgaagaagtttctcctcatctcagtcctaaatggcttaccccttatccttagactgtgacccctggttctggacttccccaacattgggaacattcttcctgcatctaacatgtctaaacccgtcagaatgttaaacatttctatgagatcccctctcattcttctgactccatTGAATAAAAGCCCtgttgaaccagtctttcttgatatgtcagtcccgccatcccgggaatcagtctggtaatacttcgctgcactccctcaatagcaagaacgtccttcctcaagttaggggacaaaactgtacacaatactccaggtgtggcctcaccaaggccctgtacaactgtagcaatacctccctgccactgtactcaaatctccttgctatgaaggccaacatgccatttgctttcttaaccgcctgctgtacctgcatgcaaa
The DNA window shown above is from Pristiophorus japonicus isolate sPriJap1 unplaced genomic scaffold, sPriJap1.hap1 HAP1_SCAFFOLD_2723, whole genome shotgun sequence and carries:
- the LOC139247559 gene encoding probable G-protein coupled receptor 139; protein product: MAVTDLLVIILDLILRHIPILYQKEFHFVRFFHVCNIHAVLLHAATDCSVWFTVSFTFDRFVAICCQKLKTKYCTESTAAVVLGTVTLLSGLKNIFWYFMLTHFYILENMPWFCYITDDVLNSPVWTTIIFLHYILTPCVPFALILLLNTVTARHIILASRARRQLLGASSGECPNDPEMASRRNSIILLFVISGNFILLWAVFMVHSIWTQMYFLGYDSLYIPFYVMDVGIMLQLLSCCTNTAIYAVTQTKFRQQLKNVGKYP